One part of the Lycorma delicatula isolate Av1 chromosome 7, ASM4794821v1, whole genome shotgun sequence genome encodes these proteins:
- the LOC142328281 gene encoding leucine-rich repeat protein 1-like — MKKMPEFVTKQFMAIAPCRLSRYLYISNNKLKSLPATLRSLRLSYLDFSNNEFLNLNTAFKEYKKEDFHLSVPFLRELSALASIFYRIHYGNSDIPVTLQEYLAETSECFCRNPTFTNMPEDYVQFTPRLCIVNVVNKTPDRPAIFKLHYCTYKCYAKSRTSVHTFPFF, encoded by the exons ATGAAGAAAATGCCTGAATTTGTGacaaaacaattcatggcaattgcaccATGCAGATTGAGCAG gtatttatacatttcaaataataaactcAAGTCTCTTCCTGCAACATTGCGTTCACTTCGATTATCCTATTTAGATTTCAGTAATAATGAATTCCTGAACCTTAATACAGcatttaaagaatacaaaaaagaagattttcattTATCTGTTCCATTCTTAAGAGAACTGTCTGCTTTAGCATCTATTTTTTACAG GATACATTATGGTAATTCAGATATTCCTGTTACCCTTCAAGAATATTTAGCTGAAACGTCGGAATGTTTTTGCAGAAATCCAACATTCACAAATATGCCTGAAGATTATGTACAGTTTACACCTAGGCTGTGTATTGTAAATGTTGTCAATAAAACACCTGATCGTCCtgctatatttaaattacattactgtaCATATAAGTGTTACGCTAAATCAAGGACTAGTGTTCATACATTCCCATTTTTCTAG